One stretch of Juglans microcarpa x Juglans regia isolate MS1-56 chromosome 3D, Jm3101_v1.0, whole genome shotgun sequence DNA includes these proteins:
- the LOC121255113 gene encoding protein FAR1-RELATED SEQUENCE 5-like — translation MDGIAPKAIITNQDRAIKNTIAIVFPETRHRLCLWHILKKVPKKLGSYAAYRSGLKTQLMKCVYDTQTIEEFEKCWTKFINTYDLHENAWLKSLYAEREHWVLIFLKKYFWAGMSTTQHNESMNAFFYDYVHSKTNLKEFVDHFDSALRKKIENDNHAEFQSFSQVIPCIFRSPIEKKFQELYTNAKFKEVQQQVIGVLDLDPSLLTSDGVMKSYLVEDEIRIKEFTKLVTYSMDFNEDDCNAKYSCGLFQMRGILCRHILAVFKSNDIKSLSDRYIIDRWRKDIKRKYTFIRSSYDAGDQRPNGNRYSILLNMCYGMITYATDSNEQFEDAKKKIQEMTECSNSGLMTEDKTTIGSSQQVKSPLVVRGKGRPHL, via the exons ATGGACGGTATAGCTCCAAAGGCTATTATTACTAATCAAGATAGagcaataaaaaatacaattgctATCGTCTTTCCAGAAACTCGACATAGATTATGTCTGTGGCATATATTGAAGAAAGTCCCTAAGAAGCTTGGGTCATATGCTGCCTATAGAAGTGGGCTGAAAACTCAACTGATGAAATGTGTGTATGACACACAAActattgaggagtttgagaaatgttggaCCAAGTTTATTAACACATACGACTTACATGAGAATGCGTGGTTGAAAAGTTTATATGCGGAGCGTGAGCATTGGGTACTGATATTTCTAAAAAAGTacttttgggctggaatgagtacaacacAGCACAACGAGAGTATGAATGCTTTTTTTTACGATTATGTTCATTCAaagacaaacttgaaagagtttGTCGACCATTTTGACAGTGCGCTgaggaagaaaattgagaatgacaATCATGCAGAATTCCAGTCATTTAGCCAGGTCATTCCCTGCATATTTAGATCTCCAATTGAAAAGAAATTCCAAGAGTTGTACACCAACGCTAAATTTAAGGAAGTTCAGCAGCAAGTAATTGGTGTGCTCGATTTGGATCCATCTCTACTTACATCGGATGGTGTAATGAAGAGTTATTTGGTAGAAGATGAAATTCGTATTAAGGAGTTCACTAAACTGGTGACATATTCAATGGACTTTAATGAGGATGACTGCAATGCTAAGTATTCATGTGGGTTATTTCAGATGAGGGGGATACTGTGTAGGCATATTTTAGCCGTATTCAAGTCTAACGATATAAAATCATTGTCAGACCGGTATATTATAGACCGATGGAGAAAGGATATCAAGAGGAAATACACGTTCATTCGCAGTAGCTATGATGCAGGGGATCAGAGGCCAAATGGTAATAGATATTCAATTCTTTTGAATATGTGTTATGGGATGATAACTTATGCAACGGATTCTAATGAGCAATTTGAAGATGCAAAGAAGAAGATACAGGAGATGACTGAAT GTTCGAATTCTGGTTTGATGACAGAGGACAAAACTACAATTGGTAGTTCACAACAAGTCAAGAGTCCACTTGTTGTTAGAGGAAAAGGAAGACCCCATCTCTGA